Sequence from the Nerophis ophidion isolate RoL-2023_Sa linkage group LG10, RoL_Noph_v1.0, whole genome shotgun sequence genome:
GAGCATCCCAATGTCTGATGTCTCGTTGGTTGTAAACTTTGATGTGTCATTGGTTGTAAAATTTGATGTCTCGTTGGACGGAAACTGAGACATCTCGCTTGACTGAAACTTTGACGTCTCATTCATCGGAAACTTTGACGTCTTGTTGGACATAAACGTGGAAGTCTCGTTGATTGTAAACTTTGATGTCTCGTTGGTTGTAAACTTTGATGTCTCGTTGGTTGTAAACTTTGATGTCTCGTTGGACGGAAACTGAGACATCTCGCTTGAATGAAACTTTGACGTCTCATTCATCGGAAACTTTGACGTCTTGTTGGACGTAACTTTTGAAGTCTTGTTGGACATAAACTTCAACGTTTTATTGGTCGTAAGTTTTGATGTAAACTTTGATGTCTCGTTGGATGGAAGCTTTAACATCTCTTTGGTTGGAAACGTTACAAACTTGGACGTAATCGTTGACGTAAACTTTGATGTCTCATTTGATGGAAACCTTGGCGTCCGATTGGTCTGAAACTTTGGCATCTCTTTGGACGGAAATTTTGACGTCTCGTTGGATGCAAACGTTGATGTCTGGGTCGTAATGTCTGACGTTTTGGTCGTAATCTTTGACGTCtcgatggatggatactttgacGTCTCGTCGGTCGCAAACTTTGACATCTTGGTCTTAATCGTTGACGTCTCATTTGATGTAAATTTTGACGTCtcgatggatggatactttgatGTCTTGTTGGTCGCAAACTTTGACGTCTTGGTCTTAATCTTTGACGTCTCGTGGGATGGAAACTTTGACGGGAAAATGCTGCATAAAAACATGAACGTATGCCCAAGGTTTAGTGGAGTGGTAATGTTGGTGTTTCATTTGCATTTATCTAAAGAGACAAAATAATCAGAGAGTTTGTATGTCTGAACTCACTGTGCTGGGTCAGCAGATGTCTTATTAACCTTCACGGGACAtctggacaaacataaaaaatgttacaaTGATCAAAAAGTATGCTGAcctgcaagaaaaaaaaagttatgaatTCTTAAATATTCTTGCATAAATTGTCCTTCATAGTCTGTTATACACTCTTagatatatttgttttacatatTGTATATTCTTATATATATTACTATAAATATGCCTGTATATATCTCATAAACATATctagtaaatataaatatattcttatacatatatacagtatattcttATAAATATGATTGAATATATTTCTATAAATATTCCTTCATATAATCTAATAAATATGAAAAATGATGTACTTATACATGAAGCTGTTCATAGATGTgattaaatatattaatatagATATAATGTAAGAAATTTCTAATGCATATGAATATGTtgttttgtatatacatacattttatatattttcataAATATTCCTATATACATTCCTATAAATATTCCTGTATTTAATCTAAAAATGTTCTAGTATAAATTCTTACTATTTATATTGTAGTATATAATTCATATGCATATGGCCATaaatgttatatatacatgtacattttgtaatatatatattctttaaatattcgtatgtatatatatatatatatatatatatatatatatatacatatatatatatatatatatatatatatatatatatatatatatatatatatatatatatatatatatatatatatgcgcgcacacacacacacacacataatgtgtacagaaccatcaaattccaGAGGGCCCGCCATTAACAGCAGGCCCGGCCGACCtgtctgataaagcctgtaaatgtgttggtcatgtatgatgtctttttgttatttttgttttgtgatgtgtaatgtctgtaTGTTTAAATGtgcggcagtgaaaatgaatttccccaatggggaccaataaatctatataaatatatatatatatatatatataaatataaatatatatatatatatatatatatatatatatatatatatatatatacactcctgTGAATATTTCTGTATATAATCTAATACATATTATGTAAGTTATACAtactcttaaaaaaaatgttctatactatatatatatatatatatatatatatatatatattaggggtgggcaaattaatgcgttaattatgagttaactcatcaatctattaacgcccacaattattttatcgcacatttgcgtatattgtttacatgcttttattttgttaacgccttttcttaacaagatggcgtcgcccggcgtcgcccggcgtggaggggctgttggtgtagatggaacatttggcaaaaataccggacaattctgcaaatgtcctggctggcttacagcgtggtcactccgggatcacttacgaccgccagacaattctggatgtggatagatcgggccgttttggactgaatgaggcgtgcttgctagaccggctagctagcatgggaatactttgccggctacatccagcggcctgtgaagcagcggagtatatgtgttgtctgtctatttatgaataatgcagaccaggagtgttggctgacttcttaacgtttgctttcagagcgtgcatatcacaacatacaagatgccgtcatggcgacacaacctatacatgctcgtcactcctgttgcatgctgggtagggtagttcttttattccctggctcataacatcacaaatagtaccatgtatatgatgccttcagtttatcaaagcaccaagcaaacaatcggaaaattcccatcatatcaattcctagatatggtcataattattctaagtgcactacgcagaataaacacaacattattaatattgctataatttgatcaaaaattccctaaaacagcccactacctataatataggttttttaaacataagatccctgataaaaaaaatgtttctgctgttacctcagaaattgcctgttcagatgttatgattgtggctcagagatttgtatgtagattatatttattttccataacaaacaggataacttaaataccctggcagtggcaataagcttaaatgtttgtatttacatttttggagttgattttcatcaaatatgctatttaactgctactgtttaacaaggactgatttaaattgtgtttgcacaacaaatgttttggcgcttttgttcatgtgggagaatattccaataaaggtgcactacacactacttttgaattcattattgggctttgcatatacaatgcagttaatcgccattaatcagagaaatagtgcgattaacttcgattaaaatgtttaatcgttgcccagccctaatatatatatatatacacatacatatatatatatatatatatatatatatatatatatatatatatacatacatacatacatatatatatatatatatatatatacatacatatatatatatatacacatacatacatatatatacatacatacatatatacatacatacatacatgtacatgtatatatatatatatatatatacatatgtacatacatatatatatatatacatacatatatatatatacatacatacatatatatacatacatacatatatacatacatacatacatatatatatatatatatatatatatatatatatatatatatatatatatttccttgaattgccgcaggggcatatagtatgcacctgccttgaattacaaactcacttcccaatataattagcgcatgcttagtattaccgcctggtcaaactcgtgacgtcacgagttacacttcccctgtcatcattttcaaaatggaggaggctaaattcaataccggtaatttgaaatcgcataaagggaagaagattattaagagctattcagtaggatttaaggtccaagctttcaTCACATCTCAAATTTATACTCCATATCTTTGGTAAGAGctcgagtgagaagaggttttaaaataattagcgcatgcttacttttaccgcatacctttggtaagcgcaggagtgagaagaggttttaaattaattagcgccccggcgaaaattcaaggaaatacggtgtatatatatgtatatctatatatatatctatatatatatatatatatatatatatatatatatatatatatatatatatatatatatatatatatatattgtcacattTAATTGATATATATTCACTTCAAATGTCATTCCTTTAATGTTCTTGTAAATGATATACAACACAACTGAGTTCAAGcacaaagtaaaaaagaaaaacaacataaaaagtaTTCTAATAAATATCCTTATATATTTTCTGAAATATTCCTTTCGATAATCTAATAACAGTTTTTTGGATATATTTTCGTAAATATTCTTGTATATTGTTTATGTATAGTCTTACAAACACAATCATATTTCATGTATATTTATACTTGAATCTTTAAAAAACGGTAAATATATCAATGTATAGACTTTTAAGTAACatttcaaacaaaaataaatatctcacCCAGGCTGTCCAAGCAGACCGCAAGATGGAGGAGATGAaacacacatcatcatcatcatcatcaacaaggTGGACACCAACACCGTCTTCATGACTGGACGTGCACAAGTTGACGTGTCTTTGTGTTGGGGGCCCACTTTTTATAGGAGTGTCCAAGGGCACGCGGCTCACGTGCGCACGTCGCTGCGGTCAATATTTGTTCTTTGAGTTCATGGGAACAACACTGATCCCTTCGTATTGACACAACCTTCCACTGGAGTCATTTAAAGCTCCATCGCACTTGAACGTGATTGGCTCAGAGCAGCAGTGATGTCACAGCGGTGTTTAACTTGACCGTGTCACCGTGTGAGCTAAACATCAACTTACATTACCTCAACTGTGAAAATATAGTAAAATACACTTTTACTATACTGCTTCTGCCCATGAACCATATAATATCGCACTTTTTCCCTGCAGAAAAAGTGCGGTattatgctgattatcggtcttgctagacaccgacacctatttaataattccaccttaacatttgacaaccaaacaattgcaCAAGGCGACTCGgcaaagaatctgggtgttatcttcaacccaactctctcgtttgagtcacacatcaagtgttactaaaatggcctgcTTTCATCTCTGTattatcgctaaaatttgttccattgtagagatgcgcggataggcaattatatcatccgcatccgcatcaccaaagtcgtcatccacccgccatccacccgaaccaacattttatcaggaccgtacccgcccgccaaccgcccgctgagaTACATCAGAAGTTGTCcgtctttaccactcacagagcttttTAAagctgtttcacagagtaaataaatgataaatgggttgtacttgtatagcgcttttctaccttcaaggtactcaaagcgctttgacactacttccacattcacacactgatggagggagctgccatgcaaggcgccaaccagcacccatcaggagcaagggtgaagtgtcttgctcaggacacaacggacgtgacgaggttggttctaggtgggatttgaaccagtgaccctcgggttgcgcacggccactctcccactgcgccacgccgtccctatggtaatgatgtaatgatgacaattggagccgctaacgttcccgcgactatccaatagcattcatcctgatgacaagaatatgggcgtgctgtgaagccattgcctttgacaccttcaacaacatgtacaaaccaattgtaggtccggcaacatgttgtgtgcagcttccgcaattactcgttcaagattgaaaggcatactgggtgatacagagtacactgatggttgtgatatcaacaactttaacacttactaatatgcgccacgctgtgaagccacacccaacaagattgacaaacacatttcgggagaacatcctcacagtaacacaacataaacccaacacaacaaatacccagaatcctttgtatccgtgaaacatcctgaatatattttacacccccgcacccccaaccccgctcaccttaccgacgcacggggggggggggggggggggataggtggcgaggtttgctgctagcggggtgtataaaatagtcaggaagtgtcatgaatacaaaggattatgggtatttgttgtgttgcgtctatgttgtgttactgtgaggatgttctcccgaaatgtgtttgtcgttcttaattggtgtggcttcacagcgtggcgcatattactaagagtgttaaaattgtttatatcacaaccattagtgtactctgtgtcacccagtatgccttgcagtcgtgtgcgtgttgtcgcggaagccacacacaacatgatgctggactgacaagcaggtcgtacatgttgtagaaggcgacaaagccaatggcttcatagcacgccctaatacttattaactgggtgactaccggcagtcattcaggagaataatagcgtctcttattgtcttcttcgctttatgacacgggtcttaaatggcactttgaatggtaaaggatagcGATCACAGAATCatgaatatcaaatatttccagatggttcaaccgccacaagcccgaatctaattaaaatctattttttcgtcatgtcaaccgcccgacccgcggtttatcggcggatgagaccgcaaaccgcgcatctctattccattgtgtccactagcgacgctgagatcattattcatgcgttcgttacgtctcgtctcgattactgtaacgtattattttggggtctccctatgtccatccatctattttctaacgcttattccctctggggtcgcgggtgcctatctcagctacaatcgagcggaaggcagggtacacctgggacaagtcgccactacaTCTATAAATAGTAGTATTTATAGATGTAGTATTTATCCCTATGGGATAGtggaaacctcccgggacaaattttctcccggagctggaggcctcgccccctccagctccatgcggacctgagtgaagagtcgacagcctgttttcacgtccgctttcccacaatataaacagagtgcctgcccaatgacgttataattgtagaatgatcgagggcgagttcttggtttctatgtgggtttattgttaggcagtctcattaacgtcctcccagcgcggtaacaacacacaacaacagcagtcacattttcatcTTTCGTAAAGAAGTTTGTCtgtcgtaaacagcaatgttgtgactcccttaaacaggacaatactgccatctactgttcatgcATATGTgaaaataacatctacggcttttagagcagtggttctcaaccttttttcagagatttacccctgtgaaaatgttttaaattcaagtaccccctaatcagagcaaagcatttttggtttaaaaaaacagataaagaagtaaaatacagcactatgtcatcagtttctgatttattaaattgtataacagtgcaaaatattgctcatttgtagtggtgtttcttgaactatttggaaaaaaaaggtataaaaataattaaaaacttgttaaaaaataaacaagtgattaaattataaataaagatgtgtactcatactgcgatgaggtggcgacttgtcaagggtgtatgccgccttccggccgattgtagctgagataggcaccagcgcccccagcgaccccaaagggaataagcggtaggaaatggatggatggatagctgtaaatatactcctcccctcttaacaacgcccccacctcctgaaatcggaggtctcaaggttggcaagtatgcccatgtctagcattaaaagattacagttggtacaaaatgcggctgctagacttttgacaagaacaagaaagtttgatcacattacgcctgtactgtatatacctttatatacatatatacatacatatatacctatactgtatatacctttatatacatatatacatacatatatacctatactgtatatacctttatatacatatatacatacatatatacctatactgtatatacctttatatacatatatacatacatatatacctatactgtatatacctttatatacatatatacatacatatatacctgtactgtatatacctttatatacatatatacatacatatatacctgtactgtatatacctttatatacatatatacatacatatatacctatactgtatatacctttatatacatatatacatacatatatacctgtactgtatatacctttatatacatatatacatacatatatacctatactgtatatacctttatatatatatatacatacatacatacctgtactggctcacctgcactggcttcctgtgcacttaagatgtgactttaaggttttactacttacgtataaaatactacacggtctagctccatcctatcttgccgattgtattgtaccatatgtcccggcaagaaatctgcgttcaaaggactccggcttgttagtgattcccaaagcccaaaaaaagtctgcgggctatagagctttttcatttcgggctccagtactctggaatgccctcccggtaagttagagatgatacctcagtagaagcatttaagtcccatcttaaaactcatttgtatactcaagcctttaaatagaccccttttttagaccagttgatctgccgtttcttttcttttctgctctcccccctctcccttgtggaaggggggcacaggtccaatggccatggatgaaatgctggctgtccagggtcggtacccggggtggaccgctcgcctgtgcatcggttggggacatctctgcgctgcggaCCTGTCTCGGCTAGGGattgtctcctgctggccccactatggaatggactctcactattatgttagatccactatggactggatttgtatgctagacccactcgacgtccattgcatccaatCTCCCCTAAagagggggggtcacccacatctgtggtcctctccaaggtttctctttgtcattctcattgacatacCATTGGCTTGTgagtttttccctgcccttatgtgggctctgaaccgaggatgtcgttgtggcttgtgcagccctttcagacacttgtgatttaggcctatataaataatcattgattgattgatttatatatccattcatccattttctaccgcttgtcccttttggggtcgctggagcctagctaggataggataggtctttattgtcatttcaCAAGTACAaccaaactttgttttcagcacaaacctgttcaagaacaagaacgctgatgggtcgccacaaggcgccccgtaaaagatgggaaaaaggtaaacgctggggaaagatgagtgggaaaaaacctccatagcaaagcacatataaatattac
This genomic interval carries:
- the zgc:193726 gene encoding uncharacterized protein zgc:193726 isoform X2, which codes for MKTVLVSTLLMMMMMMCVSSPPSCGLLGQPGCPVKVNKTSADPAHIFPSKYPSIETSKFTSNETSTIKTKMSKFATDETSKYPSNETSKFPSKEMPKFQTNRTPRFPSNETSKFTSTITSKFVTFPTKEMLKLPSNETSKFTSKLTTNKTLKFMSNKTSKVTSNKTSKFPMNETSKFHSSEMSQFPSNETSKFTTNETSKFTTNETSKFTINETSTFMSNKTSKFPMNETSKFQSSEMSQFPSNETSNFTTNDTSKFTTNETSDIGMLPNSYSILPARNCPLSTCLTSNLGSSLQHGDETAGKVTGDPEGFGKKR
- the zgc:193726 gene encoding uncharacterized protein zgc:193726 isoform X1, which gives rise to MKTVLVSTLLMMMMMMCVSSPPSCGLLGQPGCPVKVNKTSADPAHIFPSKFPSHETSKIKTKTSKFATNKTSKYPSIETSKFTSNETSTIKTKMSKFATDETSKYPSNETSKFPSKEMPKFQTNRTPRFPSNETSKFTSTITSKFVTFPTKEMLKLPSNETSKFTSKLTTNKTLKFMSNKTSKVTSNKTSKFPMNETSKFHSSEMSQFPSNETSKFTTNETSKFTTNETSKFTINETSTFMSNKTSKFPMNETSKFQSSEMSQFPSNETSNFTTNDTSKFTTNETSDIGMLPNSYSILPARNCPLSTCLTSNLGSSLQHGDETAGKVTGDPEGFGKKR